The proteins below come from a single Sorghum bicolor cultivar BTx623 chromosome 4, Sorghum_bicolor_NCBIv3, whole genome shotgun sequence genomic window:
- the LOC8076220 gene encoding uncharacterized protein LOC8076220 yields the protein MQAAAMRGAPQWLRGLLSEEFFDACAAHPGERKNDKNHFCIDCAAALCRHCLPHEHAHDVLQIWKYASCFVVRVDDLKVFDCTGIQSHTVSDHEVVFLNERTARKRSASAENPCAACARPLLSGHDYCSLFCKVKHLGESEHGLRRALRVSRQEVAPTSEPQSGKRRPLSSSSSDSGPSCSGSFRKRSRKQSEPTQAPFY from the exons ATGCAGGCGGCGGCCATGCGCGGCGCCCCGCAGTGGCTGCGCGGCCTGCTATCGGAGGAGTTCTTCGACGCGTGCGCCGCGCACCCGGGAGAGCGCAAGAATGACAAGAACCACTTCTGCATCGACTGCGCCGCTGCGTTGTGCCGCCATTGCCTCCCTCACGAACACGCACACGACGTCCTCCAG ATATGGAAGTACGCGTCCTGCTTTGTCGTGCGCGTTGACGATCTGAAGGTCTTCGATTGCACCGGCATCCAG TCGCACACGGTGAGCGACCACGAGGTGGTGTTCCTGAACGAGCGCACGGCGAGGAAGCGATCCGCGAGCGCGGAGAACCCCTGCGCCGCGTGCGCACGGCCGCTCCTCTCCGGCCACGACTACTGTTCACTCTTCTGCAAG GTGAAGCATCTGGGGGAGAGCGAGCACGGGCTAAGGCGCGCACTACGCGTGAGCCGGCAAGAGGTGGCTCCCACGTCGGAGCCGCAGAGCGGGAAGAGGAGGccgttgtcgtcgtcgtcgtcggactCGGGGCCGAGCTGTAGCGGATCGTTCCGGAAGCGGAGTCGAAAGCAGTCTGAGCCTACGCAGGCGCCATTCTATTAA
- the LOC110434848 gene encoding ice-structuring glycoprotein-like, whose translation MFNAAAAAVDLALAGAAVDLATAGAAPSYATLADAVPSCATPTGAALELAGGAAAAAAAALAGAAFACVALAYTAFKPALASAAPATAALELELAPAAPTLELSPAAAAAAARHFFGYRWFSRFFTVTRIEGSRSLVGYTVLAQTRE comes from the coding sequence ATGTTcaacgccgccgctgccgcggtCGACCTCGCGCTCGCTGGCGCCGCGGTCGACCTCGCGACTGCCGGTGCTGCGCCCTCCTACGCCACGCTCGCTGATGCCGTGCCCTCTTGCGCCACGCCCACAGGCGCCGCGCTCGAGCTCGCCGGtggcgcggccgccgccgccgctgccgcgctCGCTGGTGCTGCGTTCGCATGCGTCGCGCTCGCCTACACCGCGTTCAAGCCCGCGCTCGCCAGTGCTGCGCCCGCCACTGCCGCGCTCGAGCTCGAGCTCGCGCCTGCTGCCCCCACGCTCGAGCTCTcacctgctgccgccgccgccgccgccaggcaTTTTTTTGGGTATCGATGGTTTAGCCGGTTTTTTACCGTGACCAGGATAGAAGGCTCTCGAAGCCTAGTTGGATACACGGTTCTAGCCCAAACCAGGGAGTAA
- the LOC8076221 gene encoding protein INAPERTURATE POLLEN1, which translates to MPRPPPPGRGTPTGARRPIRDFFAAWLATLRSPLLPLLRRALSSSSSSGSWDDPLSSVAAAVEAHFQAHWSALDAAARQDPARVIAAGDWRSPLELPFLWLGDVHPSLLTSLLRTLSPSPRLLAAVDRVDRRIRAAVPAVSDRLRRAQEAFVAAEATGAADVEAFLEELMGVALQANRLRRGVLSDLVAAAGGYQAALYLEALSRFVLSMHDPEVLRRFDQCRASPGS; encoded by the coding sequence ATGCCGCGGCCCCCGCCGCCGGGCCGCGGGACCCCGACGGGCGCCAGGCGGCCGATCCGGGACTTCTTCGCCGCCTGGCTCGCCACCCTCCGCTCCCCGCTCCTCCCGCTGCTCCGCCGCgcgctctcctcctcctcctcgtccggcTCCTGGGACGACCCGCTCTCCTCCGTCGCCGCGGCCGTCGAGGCTCACTTCCAGGCGCACTGGTCCGCGCTCGACGCCGCCGCACGCCAGGACCCGGCGCGGGTCATCGCCGCGGGGGACTGGCGGTCCCCGCTCGAGCTCCCCTTCCTGTGGCTCGGCGACGTCCACCCCTCCCTCCTTACCTCGCTCCTCCGCACTCTCTCGCCCTCGCCGCGACTCCTCGCCGCCGTCGATCGCGTCGACCGCCGGATCCGCGCCGCCGTCCCTGCCGTCTCCGACCGCCTGCGCCGGGCCCAAGAAGCCTTCGTGGCCGCCGAGGCTACCGGCGCCGCCGACGTGGAGGCGTTCTTGGAGGAACTCATGGGCGTTGCACTCCAGGCCAACCGGCTCCGTCGAGGCGTACTCTCggacctcgtcgccgccgccgggggGTACCAGGCGGCGCTGTACCTCGAGGCGCTCTCGCGCTTCGTGTTGTCTATGCACGACCCCGAGGTGCTCCGCCGCTTCGACCAGTGCCGCGCCTCGCCCGGTAGCTAG